One genomic region from Mycobacterium basiliense encodes:
- a CDS encoding type IV toxin-antitoxin system AbiEi family antitoxin — MDQIGADLAEAVERHLTEYGVRVLGRLSALNSDYPEPLDLEIDGHPLTITALYLPHLSATAALQASDTSGGGSPLLLVGPRLHPSSAETLRASGLWYIDEAGNAYLRHQGGLLIDVRGRRSAVSAQPDTLGDGLHSDGPRNPFTPKRAQVVCVLLDAPQLVDAPLRDIAESAGVSVGMAKETMDTLRTTGFLENLGSRRRLVRADELLDLWAAAYPGGLGRANRLLVASGDIRSWSVPAGLEVAVSGEQAVPDDIRNPESLVLYVDTADAGPPADLLIHNRWHRDPHGHIVLRKLFWRHLPDQRPGLAPAALIYADLLASHEPRQLEVAHHLRRHDERLTRL, encoded by the coding sequence GTGGACCAGATCGGGGCCGATCTCGCTGAGGCCGTTGAGCGTCACCTCACCGAATACGGTGTGCGGGTGCTCGGCCGCCTATCGGCATTGAATTCCGATTATCCCGAACCGCTTGACCTGGAGATCGACGGTCACCCCCTCACGATCACTGCCCTCTACCTTCCTCACCTGTCGGCAACGGCAGCACTGCAGGCCTCGGATACCTCCGGTGGCGGCTCGCCGCTCCTTCTGGTGGGCCCGCGACTACACCCGTCGAGCGCTGAAACGCTGCGGGCCAGCGGACTTTGGTACATCGATGAGGCCGGGAACGCCTATTTGCGCCACCAGGGTGGGCTGCTCATCGATGTGCGCGGCCGACGGTCAGCCGTATCCGCGCAACCGGACACCCTCGGCGACGGACTACACAGCGATGGACCGCGTAACCCGTTCACCCCCAAGCGCGCGCAGGTTGTCTGCGTACTGCTTGACGCACCACAACTGGTCGACGCGCCGCTGCGTGACATCGCCGAGAGCGCCGGCGTCTCGGTCGGTATGGCCAAGGAGACGATGGATACGTTGCGCACTACAGGCTTTCTCGAAAACCTCGGCTCCCGCCGCCGCCTGGTGCGCGCCGATGAGCTGCTGGACCTGTGGGCGGCTGCCTATCCGGGGGGGCTGGGTCGGGCCAACAGACTCCTTGTCGCGAGCGGTGACATCCGCTCTTGGTCTGTGCCCGCGGGACTCGAGGTGGCGGTCAGCGGAGAACAGGCCGTGCCCGACGACATCCGCAATCCCGAATCACTGGTGCTCTACGTCGACACCGCAGACGCCGGGCCGCCCGCCGACCTGCTTATTCACAACCGCTGGCACCGCGACCCGCACGGCCACATCGTGCTCCGAAAACTGTTCTGGCGCCACCTACCTGACCAGCGACCCGGATTGGCTCCCGCGGCCCTGATCTATGCCGACCTGCTGGCCTCGCACGAACCGCGCCAGCTCGAAGTTGCCCACCACTTGAGAAGGCACGATGAGCGACTCACCCGACTATGA
- a CDS encoding PE domain-containing protein has product MSYLVATPDVLATVATEAAGIGSSIEAARLAALAPTSRLLAAAADEVSTAIASLFSAHAEEYQMLGKHAAAFHEQFVQVLSNASRTYAAAEAANANSLQVLADDVLAAINAPANLLLGRPLIGNGTDGAPGTGQAGGAGGILWGNGGAGGSGAPGQMGGPGGAAGLIGTGGVGGAGGIGGGHGGTGGTGGVLLGNGGDGGVGGVGTGTILSGPGGLGGRALSWLGSPGAFGATGGHSNMLYLSQQEALALLMATPNANFLLIGTDGTNLSKILADPTGTPNFHAFMGQSITSASTIVGHTTISNPSWTTMQTGVWGETAGVSNNVFTPWTYDTWPTVYNFLENTYDTQVETTVIANWRPITDIAGAGSNPADNIEFVPQVAGDTNWILTQNLVGEKTQAAIMAADPNKGNFIFSYFIGVDENAHMYGGDSPQYEMAIRNMDYNLGSQTAGGGGILEAVYNWEAIHGEEFSTLVVTDHGEIGPDEFGRGHGFQSPRETSTFLMFDQAYNDMRDGYINNSWQIVSVTPTIMDQFSIPPLPYMEGAPLTAPVFDSTYVDPGANLFSVLSANIAAQGYPDIATNLSLVSRSVVASIPYVVYEQVSNIVDAVPSFLQVPVSWLGAGIYQAVNIPAQIWVRLTGVTGNQIIPPVFNPFLP; this is encoded by the coding sequence ATGTCGTACCTGGTCGCCACGCCGGACGTGTTAGCCACAGTTGCGACGGAGGCCGCGGGTATCGGCTCTTCGATCGAAGCGGCGAGGCTAGCGGCTTTGGCCCCGACCAGCAGGCTACTAGCGGCTGCCGCCGACGAGGTATCGACCGCGATCGCGTCGCTGTTCTCCGCCCATGCCGAGGAATACCAGATGCTCGGTAAACACGCGGCGGCCTTCCATGAGCAGTTTGTGCAGGTATTGAGCAACGCCAGCAGGACGTATGCGGCCGCGGAGGCGGCCAATGCCAACTCTCTGCAGGTCCTCGCCGACGACGTGCTGGCTGCGATCAATGCGCCCGCGAACTTGTTGTTGGGGCGTCCGTTGATCGGCAACGGGACCGACGGCGCGCCCGGCACTGGGCAAGCCGGTGGCGCCGGCGGGATTCTGTGGGGCAACGGCGGCGCGGGCGGATCGGGTGCGCCGGGTCAGATGGGCGGGCCCGGCGGCGCTGCCGGGTTGATTGGTACCGGTGGAGTCGGTGGCGCCGGCGGGATCGGAGGCGGGCACGGCGGGACCGGCGGCACGGGCGGGGTGTTGCTGGGCAATGGCGGGGACGGCGGCGTGGGAGGGGTGGGCACCGGAACCATCCTCAGCGGGCCCGGCGGGTTGGGCGGCCGGGCACTTTCGTGGCTTGGCAGCCCGGGCGCTTTCGGCGCCACCGGTGGTCACTCGAACATGCTGTACCTGTCTCAGCAAGAGGCACTCGCCCTGCTCATGGCTACACCGAACGCCAATTTCTTGTTGATCGGCACGGACGGCACGAATCTGAGCAAGATCCTGGCAGACCCCACCGGGACCCCGAATTTCCACGCGTTCATGGGACAAAGCATCACCTCCGCGTCGACCATCGTCGGGCATACGACCATCTCCAACCCCTCGTGGACGACCATGCAGACCGGTGTGTGGGGCGAGACGGCCGGTGTGAGCAACAACGTGTTCACTCCCTGGACGTATGACACCTGGCCAACCGTGTACAACTTCCTCGAGAACACCTACGACACCCAAGTCGAAACCACCGTCATCGCTAATTGGCGCCCCATCACCGACATTGCCGGCGCCGGCTCCAACCCCGCCGACAACATCGAATTCGTCCCGCAGGTTGCGGGCGACACGAACTGGATATTGACGCAGAACCTGGTGGGAGAAAAGACTCAGGCCGCGATTATGGCCGCCGATCCAAACAAAGGCAATTTCATTTTCTCGTACTTTATTGGAGTGGATGAAAATGCGCACATGTACGGCGGCGATTCGCCGCAGTACGAGATGGCGATTCGGAACATGGACTATAACCTCGGTTCCCAAACCGCGGGCGGTGGCGGCATATTGGAGGCGGTGTACAACTGGGAAGCAATACACGGTGAGGAATTCTCCACGCTCGTGGTCACCGACCACGGCGAAATAGGTCCGGACGAATTCGGTCGCGGACACGGCTTCCAATCACCGCGAGAGACATCGACATTCCTCATGTTCGATCAGGCCTACAATGACATGCGCGACGGGTATATCAATAACTCGTGGCAGATTGTCAGTGTGACGCCAACAATTATGGATCAATTCAGCATTCCGCCGCTGCCGTATATGGAGGGCGCGCCCCTGACGGCTCCCGTCTTCGACAGCACCTATGTTGATCCCGGCGCCAACCTGTTCAGTGTGCTCAGCGCCAATATTGCCGCCCAAGGCTATCCCGATATCGCAACCAACCTGAGCCTGGTGTCGCGCTCGGTCGTCGCCTCGATTCCCTACGTGGTGTACGAGCAGGTAAGCAACATCGTCGACGCGGTGCCCAGCTTCTTGCAGGTACCGGTCTCATGGCTGGGTGCCGGCATCTACCAGGCGGTAAACATCCCCGCTCAGATCTGGGTCCGGCTCACCGGTGTGACCGGTAACCAAATCATCCCACCGGTGTTCAACCCGTTCCTGCCCTAG